A genome region from Meleagris gallopavo isolate NT-WF06-2002-E0010 breed Aviagen turkey brand Nicholas breeding stock chromosome 9, Turkey_5.1, whole genome shotgun sequence includes the following:
- the LOC100545741 gene encoding UAP56-interacting factor-like, translating into MSLDDIIKRHRKEQTDAKAAGDGRRQQTKNRNLAYGFGRPRSRAWMQRNLQGPNRFRRGFGQQQNNRRQFRNALPGPRRRAAAALSGVSPLNRPASAQEVNKSEDAFPKSSSGQPEARRRPPPGPRRFRAAAASTSAPGRRPFLLNRGPGFQQKRMQQRFSKAYIQRGQMDANAEGKPPRMRRWQVKPSPGAVLTVSVANPQASQTNTPGAKRPFLRSQRPPPRITKPQPKGVMLRFNFRAMANQTSLTLDERFSGLRNKRRFAAARSARRTVTMP; encoded by the exons ATGTCCCTGG ATGACATCATCAAGCGTCACAGGAAGGAGCAAACAGATGCCAAAGCTGCAGGGGACGGCCGGAGACAGCAGACCAAGAACAGGAATTTGGCATATGGGTTTGGGCGGCCCCGCTCCCGTGCCTGGATGCAGAGGAACTTGCAAG GACCCAACCGTTTTAGGAGAGGCTTTGGACAACAACAGAACAACCGACGGCAATTCAGGAACGCTTTGCCCGGCcccaggagaagagcagctgctgcactgagTGGAGTGAGCCCTTTAAATCGCCCAGCATCAGCTCAGGAG GTCAACAAGAGTGAGGATGCTTTCCCCAAAAGCAGCAGTGGGCAGCCCGAGGCACGGCGACGGCCACCACCCGGCCCCAGGAGgttcagagcagctgctgccagcaccagcGCCCCAGGGAGAAG GCCCTTCCTGCTGAACAGGGGACCAGGCTTCCAGCAGAAGCGGATGCAGCAGCGGTTCTCCAAAGCCTACATCCAGAGAGGG CAAATGGATGCTAATGCAGAAGGGAAACCACCAAGGATGAGAAG GTGGCAAGTGAAACCCAGCCCCGGAGCGGTTCTGACAGTTTCTGTGGCTAATCCCCAGGCGAGCCAGACCAACAC GCCTGGAGCCAAGCGCCCTTTCCTGCGAAGCCAGAGGCCCCCGCCACGCATCACCAAGCCCCAACCGAAGGGGGTGATGCTGAGGTTCAACTTTCGTGCCATGGCCAACCAG ACCAGCCTGACGCTGGATGAGAGGTTCTCTGGGCTGAGGAATAAGAGGCGCTTTGCAGCAGCCCGCAGCGCCCGCCGGACGGTCACCATGCCCTAG